A single Sporosarcina sp. FSL W8-0480 DNA region contains:
- a CDS encoding YqhG family protein — translation MYPQQIHQYVRQFFKENNCEIISESDHFINVQLTIEMDKRIMNRPFYWKYLESTGEEPKPAQLTLITDKNRLTESIAGEVVHYGSPRLNQLFQVTKELGSFVQMYEKSAVQNGEQTILTPWVGVNYKITYSSDRTKEILYSLGINLLTGAIMNGFQESISQLNLESTIPPNTFHVPYIIKPMRALERLDAVIESQIVNDDHTWAEEAKERLRKDLLVLEYFYRDIEDEDRPECYESEKKAMEEQYETKVKVEVINGGLFYLHTTP, via the coding sequence ATGTACCCACAGCAGATTCATCAATATGTTCGGCAGTTTTTCAAAGAGAATAATTGTGAAATTATTTCGGAAAGCGATCATTTCATCAATGTACAGTTGACAATCGAAATGGATAAACGAATTATGAATCGGCCATTTTATTGGAAGTACTTGGAGAGTACAGGGGAAGAACCGAAACCGGCACAACTTACGTTAATCACAGATAAAAATAGACTTACTGAAAGCATTGCAGGGGAAGTCGTGCATTACGGCTCCCCCCGACTTAACCAATTGTTCCAAGTAACAAAGGAGCTTGGCTCATTTGTGCAAATGTATGAAAAGAGTGCAGTACAAAATGGAGAGCAAACGATATTGACACCATGGGTTGGCGTCAATTATAAAATAACGTACTCAAGTGATCGTACAAAGGAGATTCTCTATTCATTGGGCATTAATCTGCTGACTGGTGCCATTATGAATGGTTTTCAGGAGTCGATCAGTCAATTAAATTTGGAAAGTACCATACCGCCGAACACATTTCACGTGCCCTATATTATTAAACCGATGCGTGCACTTGAACGGTTGGATGCTGTGATTGAGAGCCAAATCGTCAATGATGATCATACATGGGCAGAGGAAGCGAAGGAAAGGCTTCGAAAGGATCTACTCGTTTTGGAGTATTTTTACAGAGATATTGAGGATGAGGATCGACCTGAATGCTATGAGAGTGAGAAGAAAGCGATGGAAGAGCAGTATGAGACGAAGGTAAAGGTTGAGGTTATCAACGGAGGCCTGTTTTATTTGCACACTACTCCGTGA